Part of the Spinacia oleracea cultivar Varoflay chromosome 5, BTI_SOV_V1, whole genome shotgun sequence genome, ggtatatcaaatgaaaattttattgacttaatattttggtcaaattatctAAATAAAATACTAGTAATACGTATTTTTGGACTGAAGTTACATATTAAATGAGTGCATAATTGATTTATTCATTATGCATCTCCTTTTTGAGGAGAGGAGAAATATATTAGTTAAACATTTCATACAAAAAtgatcaaataataattttagcaCGGAAATTACATATTAAATCATTAAATGAGTACGTAACTGATTTATTCATTTTTCTATCTTCTTTATGAGGAGAAATATATCAGTTAAAACATTCCATACAAAAAATGATCAAATACTAATTTTAGCACGCATGGCCGCACCAGCCCGCACAAGATCTAATCTAGTGAACTTAAAAATAGTTATAtttaactagattagatcccgtgcatgcACTGATTTTAAAAACTGACAGCAAAAACTGTTTATTTTTTTAGGCATTCCACTTAGCAGGTGGATCACAAGGCTCATCCCAAAGAGGAATTAGAGGCCAATCAGGGCAGCAACAACAAACCCAAAGCGTCTTCAACGCCTTCGACTCCCAACTCCTAGCCGAGGCGTTCGACGTGCCAGAAGACTTGATCAGAAGGGTGCAAGAAAACGAGAACCGCGGCCTCATTATTAAGGTCGAGAGAGGCGAGATGAGAGTCCTTAGCCCCGAAAGCGAGCAGGATTACGACGAAGATAGGAGGAGGCAGTATATGGGACTTGATGTTAATGGTATCGaagaaagtatttgcaccatgaGGCTTCGTCACAGTCTTGATAACCGTAGGGAGGCTGATGTTCACTCTCGACATGGTGGAAGGCTTAACATTGTTAATGAGCATAAGTTGCCTATTCTTCAGTACTTGGATATGAGTGCCGAGAAAGGAAACATGTTCCCGGTAAATTGAtcgatactccctctgtttttttaatttttaattagtaactaaaataaataagtaTATAATTAGGTGCATTATTGTGTTATTAGTTGACTAATTGGTTAGGAAATAGATAAAATGACAATTAGGAAGTAATTGGCAACAAACGTCAAAGACGTAGGTAGTAACTGATAACTTTTTAAGATGTAGATAGTAAATCACAAACTTACCCAAGAGTTAGGTAGTACGAAGTAATTGATCAATTTTTCCATGATATTAAGAAAATGTGTATTGTGACTAATCCAACAATAATTTACCTAATAACATTTGATTACTTAtgttggtaaaaaaaaattcaagtcaaAATTAGTATATGAGTAGTGACAAAGTTGATGGgtgcaagtaaaaaaaataacCCAGAGGGAGTACAAAATATACGCAGAATATAGACCTGATCAACAGTCCAGTCCTGTTCGAAAAAGTGCGGGTTTGGACAACCTAAAATACACGTTTTTAGACTAAAGCCCGATCTCGCCACGAAAAGCCCATTTCGACCCGctttaaatttattggtttgtgCATGATTTTTTGTGTGTTAAAGTCCCGCCCGACCCGGAAAAATGTTGGTTTGCACAACAAACATACACATTTTTAGACTAAAGCCCGATCCGGCCCTAGGAGAACATTTCGGGTCTAGGCATAATTTTTTGTGCTATAGCCTAGCCTGGCCCGAATTTTGATGAGTAGAATATTCAAATTCGAGTTATACATAAAACTTACATGGTTTTTATCATATGGATGCAGAACACAATCTACTCCCCACACTGGGCAGTGAACAGCCACAGCATCATCTACGTGACCCGCGGCGAGGCCCACATCCAGGTCGTCGGCCACGACGGGCAGAGCGTGATGGACGACCGAGTTAACGAAGGCGAGATGTTCGTGATCCCACAATACTTTGCAGTAACCGCAAAGGCAGGAAACAATGGGTTCGAGTATGTATCCTTCAAAACAACCTCTAGCCCGATGAAAAGCCCGATGGTAGGGTATACCTCTGTTTTTAGGGCAATGCCACTCCAAGTTTTAACCAATGCTTACCAAATCTCACCTTCGGAAGCTCAAGAACTTAAGTATAATAGGGAACACCAGACCATCTTCCTCCCTTCAAGGGGTGGACAGAGTAAGAGGATTTTAAGCGAAGAAATGGCGTAAGTTTATGCTATGAAAACGAGGTCGAAAATGGTGGATTTCCCTTGTTTTTAGTTTAGTGTAGTGTACTATGTACTATCTTTTCTTACTGTTGGTTTTTGTGCTTCTCACTTTTTATGATGCAATGTTAATAAATTTTggttctttctctttcttctttaCATTTCTAGGTTACCGTTCTATAGTTAGCCATATAGATTCACATAGATTTGAAAATCAACCCATTGTAACTATTGTGTAgtgaaaaacaacaacaaaaaacaaatGCTGCAAGGTTTTAGCCTAGTGGTTAAAAGTTAAAACTGACGGGTTGTGTATGATAGGCCGCACGTTTGTATCCCTCTCCCCTATTAATCATTAATAGTTAGTCATTAACCTCGGCAACCCCATTGTAACTAACTACTCTTATAATGTAGTGAGACGTAtttcatactccctctgtcccagaatTGCACCGGTTCGAGTCGatacgcttgtcaatgcacaactttgaccaccggtatctttaactacatattataaaaacttatgaaatattaatattttaaaaatatatgttaagatgaatccaacaatatattatatgctaactttTGTTTTATACTAGAGATAAAATAGGgttaaagtgaattatgtgaatagtgcaaaaagtcaaaccggtgcgagtattccgtgacggagggagtaatagtcAACACAACAAGTTGAAACCTATTTTGTAATAGTCAACTCAACAAGAAACAAATGCCGCAAGTCCGCAACTATAACCTAATGGTTAAGACTTAAGACTTGCTGCTCATATAAGATAGGTCACAAGTGTGAATTATCTCTTTCCTGTTAGTTACTTTTTTTTGCTGTTGTGGCtaattcgcaaaaaaaaaaaaaaaaaaaaaaaaaaaaaagcattacTAGAAAGTTACACATGCACAAAAAGGAAATAATTGTAGTAGCAATATAGCATCATACCATTTGGTTTCCTCAATTACCTCATTAGCTAGCTAACCTTAATTACATGAAATTCACTTCATGTTTTTACTAGAGTCTACAAATTAGGAAGTCTCCCTATTCCCTCCATCCCTAAGAAAAAGTACCTATTTATCGTACGTGAGTAAAACGTACGAAATAtagacaattattttgaaacggaggtactATTACTAAACTACCCCTTTACTCTATTAGTAGGTAAATCTTTAATTACACGCTTCATTAGCCATCTTAAGTATATGGGCCTGTTGGGCCGCATCTTTCTCAGAGATTAGGCCCTTTAAAAGCAGTGTCTTTACCTCCCAGGCCCTGTAAGGAAAGCCCAATCTAGAATACGAATTCAACAACGCAGCACTTGACTGCTTCAACACTCTTGCATAAGCATTCTCAACGTCGTCGTTTCGTGTTGCTGCTTCTAACAAGGTCAAATCAGATCTGAACCGTTCGATTGCTCTTGATCCAAATACTTTTGATACCGTTGATCTTTGTGGTACCATCTTTGGCCATTCTTCCCTCTTGCTGCTGCCCCAGTACCTAAAGCCCGAACATAAACGAGTTAGTGAGTTGACTCGGGGGTGATTTTGACTGAGTTGTGTTAACTCGTATGTAAACCCGGGAGGTACTTtctaaaattcaaaatgaaGGAACCTTTTTAGGTTTTTTCTATTGCAAGTGATGCAACTAGGTGTACTCGTAAATGGTACAACCAAATCTATTTCTTTAAAGTCTTTgttttattcgacttattttgccttatttcagttaaaataagtttagataagatcagataaattcagataatataagtttgaTTATCAATTTTTTTCGGATATTTTCACCCACAAATAAATTTTATCGGACAAAATAAATCATTTTCATATAAAATTAGTTTAGAAAAGTTAAGTTAAATTCAGTtaatttcagataatataagttcagtcaaaattaGTCCAATAGAACCGAGCGTAAGTGGGGGGTTGACTCAGTACAAACTACCCCAGTCAACCCGCTCTAACCATAACCCGGCCTAATACATTATGGAGTATTCAGATAGACAAGTgactaaaacaaaagcaaaagcacgttttttttttgactcagaggcataactaaaagtaatggGAGACTTGATTTTGAAAGAACAATGAACTCGGGCGATTCAAACCGGTATCAACAAATTTGAAATGCAAAGAGAGGGaaggagggagagagagagaagacgTACTGGGGAGTGCATCGTCCTCTGTGTACAGGGAAGAGGAAGCCAGGCCTAGCAGCAGATGTTGAAGAAGATGCGAAGTAGCAGCAAAGAATCAAGAACAGAGCGAGTTGACTCAGTGAATGAGGAGAGTTCACCATTTCTAAAGGAAGAGAATATGAAAAGGAGGTTTGACTGTTTTGTCTGATTGTCTCCACCTTATTTTAAACTCAACGTTCTTTtgctttttgtattttgatttaacCGTTCTCTTTTCTATGTTAGAGCGATTTCTTTCAATATTGTTTAAAGAACGTCAAATTCTCAAAATGCGTCACTTTCTAACTTAATttccaccataccgtccacgtcagtaTTAAAATCGgtctattttttttaacaacgcggcactaaaccgctatctcaggtaACGGTTGACATAAGTAAActgctatctgagatagcggtttacatAAACCGATGTCTCAAATAGCGGTTTATAACTTTATATATTCTCTAAATCAAAACTTACAATTAGCTTCCAAAACAAAAACTTACCGTACCCCGTTATGTTTTAAAGCAAgccgccatctgagatagcggttttgttttaaagcaaaccgctatctcagatagcggtttaaaACATTGAACCGTCACCTGAGATGGCGGTTTACctgagatggcggtttgctttaaaacgaaaccgctatctcagatggcggttcattGTTGAaccgaaaaaaaaattacttctctttctcccttttgctgacgtggacggtatggtagAAATTATCTTAGAAACTAACGTATTTTCGGAATTATTAGATCTTTacgcaatattgaaggaaatcgctctctATTTTAAAATGAgttaaatgaaaatataatttattttgttgtaCCACCAGGTTCACCCTTATGGATAATTCGAATTTGGGGCAAGTTCTGAGTAgataggtttcagtccccttccaattgttgttgcgaggGATCGAACATGGGtgctccctatcaagttcagcctcaatcaccactaaacGAACAAGCAATTGGTGTgacaatataaattataaatgagGTAAGATAATCGGATTTGAGATATATCGTGCATAGACCATCAGTTTTAACCACTATGTTAATACATCATTAGTTCTCTTGCCAATCTATGATTCAATTTACTACAAGATACTTTTAAAAGTTTTAGTTCAAGTTAATTCGTTGTATTGTGCACAAGTTACAAttgattatatatataaaaaattgcCGTGTTTTATTAAGTTGATattcaaaaagaaggaaaagaaaaacttCAAAATTGTGTGATTGAAACTAGCACATATAgacatactccctctgttctcgaatattattttcatttgatatcttgacactattcacaattgaagagaaccttctaatttttttccaatacgtacttcaaactatattcatgtgagatcttattttgttcgtATCAATttgtagtttaacaatatcaattttttaatatttttttaacctACATATTTGGAGAAATTTACGTTTAGATATTGAGTTGAcacgagttgaaaagtcaaaatggGACTAATATTAAAGAACGGATAGAGTATAATAATACTCTGTATTTGTTAAGAACAATTCAGATTGGCTCTAGTTTGTCTAAAAAATGTAATTCAAGGTACTATAAATGGAGAAATTTGAGTTAGATCAATCTATATGCTTTAGAGAATTAAGAATGAGCCAAATGGGAGGCATGACAAAATAAGTAGAAAAACTATTGGTTGGAATTTGGAAATCTAATAATTGGTGAAAACACGACAACTTAGATAAATCAATTATCCTTACAATAATAAATGGATAAATGGTTGGACAATATATACTCAACactaggggtgtgcaaaaattggtccggaccgaaaaagtggaccggaccggaccgacccAGACCGGACCAGACCGGACCGAAGACAATCGGTCCGGTCATCGGGTCGAGAAATATCAATTTCCGGTCTTCGGTCCGGTCTGGTCCGGTCCAAAACCCGATTTTGGACCGGACTGAatttttcttaataaaatataatataaactacttaaaaagttaattatctcctttaatatgttgtaaatattattAGGAAAATTTCGTATTTACTACCTTTTAAATACCCGACTTTTgtaattactaccttatgaaatttttattttattttactaccttaaagtttcaatatttttttgtttactaCCACTTAACGGTTTCCATCCACAAGTTCCGTTAAATGGGCCCACTAACAGCTTTAATTCTTATTTCCCTCATTTCTTTCCATTTCTTTCCCGATTTCACTCTTCTCTTTAATGTTCACCTATTATAATTTGTCCCTCTTCTTCAACCTctgtaattttctctctcttcttcacctTCCTCCTTTGGAGAACATGAAAACTTTTTCAAACAACCTTGAATTCACCTGATTCAATTCCTCTAGTTTTCACCTCAAATCTGAAACCTCATCATCCTTAACATCGATTTCACATTGCAATCGGTTAAATACAAACTTCAGAGCCCTAAGCTTATGCTGATTTTCATTAACTTGGAGttctaaattagggttttggtAGTAATTCTTATACAACTGTTTAAATTCATAAAGGGTCTGAAGATAAGAAGCCTCAAACAACAAAATTGAAGCAAATAATGAAGTAATTAGGGTTTGGTTAAACTGTGGAACTTTACCTTTCTCAGGAATTAGAGAAGGTTCTTGAGGTGGGCCAGGCTTCATTACCATAACTTTCTAATTGGAGATGAATTTATCGGGATTACTGACATCATCACCACCAAGGAGATAGAATTTTTCAGAATCATCAGCGAAGAATTCGAGAGCTTTGGATTTGAAAGAGAAAGCGAATTTCATGAACATTTCGGAAATTTGAGGGGTTTTGATTCGTTAGTTTAATCGAAATGCTGGATTGGGAATTACGATTCTTTTGAATTTGTTTGTGCAACTATGCTTAGTTATAATTGGTTAATAGTTGCTTTTGATGGTTTAGTTTTTGTTGGAAATGCTGGTTTTTTATGAATCAATGTTGGTTATgaattgatttgttgattgaaaGAATTATCAGGATTGTATATGTTAAATGGTTTTAATCATGTGATAAAGATACATGCTTTTACATGTTAACTGGTTAAGACTTAAGAGTATAACAAAACACAGAAATTAAGAAGAGGGACTCTATGATTTCTCCACTCTAATCGGCTGGATTCGAGGTTGTCGAAAGAGTTGTGTTGTTCTATATATATGTTCTCCAAAGGAGGAAGGTGAAGAAGAGGGAGAAAATTACAGAGGTTGAAGAAGAGGGACCAATCGTGAAAGAAATGGAAAGAAATGAGGGAAATAAGAATTAAAGCTGTTAGTGGGCCCTTTTAACGGAACTTGTGGATGGAAACCGTTAAGTGGtagtaaacaaaaaaatattgaaactttaaggtagtaaaataaaataaaaatttcataaggtagtaattacAAAAGTTGGGTATTTAAAAGGTAGTAAATACGAATTAATCCATATTATTATattgtgatatattttattttagcttccCAAAAAGGCCTTAAACAATtggtttttatatatatattttttcttttttaccataatttttagaaaaataaaaaatatatagaaataggtctacaaccggtccaaatcggtccggtctgggttttggaccgattttatcggtccggtccggattcggtccaagcataatcggtccggtctttgggtctcaaattatcaaatttcggtcttcggtccggtccgaatcggtccggtccgggtttggaccgatgaacacccctaCTCAACACTACTACCACAAAATACTTCATATGTTGATGAAAAGTCGAAAACTAAATGATGTTTGCTTTGCAAAATCTTGAGAGTTTTAAATAAAGTTATATGTGAAAAGATAACATTCTTGCTAGGAAGTAGTATATCTCTTTGCTTTTTATGTTAACCAGCTGACAGTATCGAGGCTATAATGACGGCATGGCTACCGGTTCCTGTGCATGTTTTCTAAACGAGACtctcatttaattaaaaacaaaaggtAAGAGAATAAAAAAATGAACTTGTTAGGAGTTGAAACCTAAGACCTTAAGTATTATTAGGGTTGGACACGAGCCGAACCGAGCCGAACTCTAATAGGCTcggtttggttttttttttcttttttcctcgAGTTCGAACTCGAGCTCGAACTTACTCGAGCTTTAAAATCCTTATCGAGCCAGGCTTGATAAGAATTCTTCGAGTCCGAGCCGAGTTTCGAGCTTGTTCGAGCCTTGATTCGATAAACTGATAAACCATATTCTACCAACAAGTGCTATAATATTACTGATAATTTTCTTTATCTAACATTATATTAGTATTTTACTTGGACAAGTTATGTAAAATGTTATCCCTTATTTGTCATTTAATTGATAGTTTGGATAATGGTATTAAACAAtatataaaaatttcataaatatgcaTTATTATTCTTAAATTAACGAGCTTGCGAGCTTTCGAACCGAACACCATTTAGTTTGAGTTTGGTTCGTTTAGTTATCGAACCATAAATTAAAGCTCAAGCTTGGTTCATTTACAAACTAATCGAGCTCGAGCCGAACTGATTCCGAACTATTCACGAACAATTCTGTTCGTGTACACCCCTAGgtattatattatataataaGGCATTAACTACTATTCGGACTTTGTTTTTGTTTACAATaaggaattaattatattatattcTGAACATTTGGGGCCCTGTTCCGTCGCTCACCTCGCACACCCTCAAAACCGCCCCTGCCAATTGAAAGAGTTCCTAAGTTCAACTTAATTATTTCTCCTTATTTAAGAGAAAAGTTAGATACATTCATATGAGATGATTAAGAAGTTTAGATAGATTCAATTAGAGTCAGATAAGTTTAGTTGAATTCAAGCTAAGTAAGTAAAAGTGAGGTGAATATAACGCATTATAAAGTACTTTGTATTACCGTATTGAAAAAACTATGAATATGTTACCATCTtagggtaatttttttttttttttttccagataatCTGCTGTTAAATTTATTCTTACTAAACAGTAAACACTACTAAGCCATATAGAAGTCACGAACTTTGAACTGTTAACTGCTAGATATCAATATAATTAATGTGCGCAATTGCATGATAGAGTAAATGAGGCAACGCATTGAACATGTGATAGGTTTAAATTCATCAATTGATTTTtagaagtaaataaataaacttTGATAACCAAATGAATACTTACATACTACTCCACAATACATATATATTTAACATTAATAATGTGATGAAactaataaaatatattatgaGGATAATATAATGTTGTGTTGCGTTATTCGTGGACATACGCCTCTATTCATAATACAAGCTAGATCTCCTACTCTTTATAGGTTTCCTAATTCATATAAACTTCTATATAAAGATGGCCGTGGGTCGGGCCAGGCTTCGGGCCGAGCCCATGGGCCTAGGCCTAACCGGACCGGGTCCACGCCAGGCCCACAATGTTTCGTGCCGAGCCGGGTCGAAAAGTTAAAAACAGGGCACATGCCCGGCCCAAGCTCACGGGCTTTCTTGCCGGGCCGGCCCAGCTCGTCGTGCCTAAGGccaattttactaaatttagtgtgctttgtcgtgccgtgccttgtcgtgctttttccaaaaaaaaaaaggcccaatcccggcccacggcccacaaTTTCGTGTCCGTACCGGACTGTGCTTTTTTCGTGCTCTTGCCGGACTGGGCTTTTTTCATGCCGGGTCGGGCCGGACCGATCCACAACCATTTTTACGAAGGACGTAGTTTTAAATGAATTGTCATAGTGAGAAGTAATACATAGTATCTGAGAAGCCCATTGCCCATTACATCCCTAATTAAGTCGGGTCCATCTTATTGCTTAAGCTAACAAGAAACTATAATATGTACGTACTAGATAACCAACTATAATATGTACGTACTAAATTATTACTAATGAGAATTTCCCAATGAAGTATTTTATGCAAGCTACAAACTATTGTAGTAGCAAAACATTTCAGT contains:
- the LOC110794345 gene encoding 11S globulin seed storage protein 2 produces the protein MVCTKILVALSLCLMVFSTMGQISQKRLSYQAQQCRLNRLTSSEPSRRVECEGGLIEMWDDNEEQFQCSGIHAMRLTIQQNSLSLPNFHPFPRLVYIERGEGIMGITFPGCPETYDSSGRRQPETRAQFGLRGQEGIRGQEEIRGQEGIRGQEGIRGDEQRQSGQKDLHQKVHRFRRGDIVAIPPGAVHWCYNDGNEEVVTVIVDDLNNPSNQLDQNFRAFHLAGGSQGSSQRGIRGQSGQQQQTQSVFNAFDSQLLAEAFDVPEDLIRRVQENENRGLIIKVERGEMRVLSPESEQDYDEDRRRQYMGLDVNGIEESICTMRLRHSLDNRREADVHSRHGGRLNIVNEHKLPILQYLDMSAEKGNMFPNTIYSPHWAVNSHSIIYVTRGEAHIQVVGHDGQSVMDDRVNEGEMFVIPQYFAVTAKAGNNGFEYVSFKTTSSPMKSPMVGYTSVFRAMPLQVLTNAYQISPSEAQELKYNREHQTIFLPSRGGQSKRILSEEMA
- the LOC110794346 gene encoding protodermal factor 1 yields the protein MVNSPHSLSQLALFLILCCYFASSSTSAARPGFLFPVHRGRCTPQYWGSSKREEWPKMVPQRSTVSKVFGSRAIERFRSDLTLLEAATRNDDVENAYARVLKQSSAALLNSYSRLGFPYRAWEVKTLLLKGLISEKDAAQQAHILKMANEACN